Part of the Methylophaga nitratireducenticrescens genome is shown below.
TTGTTCGGGAAACAATGAGATACCAATACTGACAGAAAGCGCTATGTCGTTTCCTTGCCATTGGAAGTGTTCGCAAAGCGCCAGACGAATTTTTTCAGCGACAGTAAGCGCGCCTTGTCGGTTATCAATACTATCGAGTAACACCACAAATTCATCACCACCAAATCGCACCACAGTATCTGTATCACGAACACAAGCGACAATACGCCGTGCTGCTTCTTTTAATAAAAAGTCCCCTGCGGCATGTCCAAAGGTATCGTTGGCCTCTTTAAATTTATCCAAATCCATATACATCAGAGCAAAGCAATTTTTTTCACGCTTTGCTCTTAAGAGCGATCTTTGAACGCGATCTTCAAACAATTCACGATTAGGCAAACCGGTCAAAGCATCATATAAAGCAAGGTGTTGCAGTCTCTCAATGCTTTGGTAGCGTTCAATAGCGGTAGCCACCTGCAAAGCCGTAAAGGTTAATAATGTTCGGTGGTTTTCAGTAAGCAAATAATCCTGTTCCATTAATGCCAGCGCAAGTACTCCATAACATGCTTCACCAAAAAGCAGTGGCACCAGTAACACTGATCTAGCATCATTTTTTTCCAGAGCAATCTCACTCTGACTGGCTATGCGAAACATCGCTTCATTGGCCAGGATCCTCATACAACCACCAACGCTTTCAAAAACAATCTGCCATGTTTCATTATTTTTCGGAAAGATTGCCACGCCGAATGTAGCTACAGAGAGATGCGTGTCGATGTGAAACAAAATTTGCTGACAAATTTGTTTTATGCCATTCGTTCGATGCGCTGTATCAGAAATTGCAACCAAGGTTTTTTGCATTGCCTCAGCAGCTTTGATACTGGTGATGTCACGCGCAACCCCGATGCGCATTTTATGTTGATCTGACCAACTGGTGGACCAAAGCAGATGGGTGATTTGACCGTCTTTACGAATATAGCGATTTTCAAAGTCCAGTACCTGCTTGTCCTGCATAACTGAAGAAATACTTTGCTCAGTTATTTCTTGATCGTCTGGATGCAACAAATCCAGCATTCTTTTGCCGATCATTTCTTCAGGTGGATACCCAAATACACGCTGTGCTCCGTCACTGATATAGATAATGCGGCTATCTTCATCTACAACACAAATAGCATCCAATAATAAATGTACATATTCGCTAAAGGAATCAAGAAAGGGTTTATCCATATTTCAAATTTTCACCCGTTGGAAAGCATATGACAAGCTTATTGCTATTGGTTAATGAACAACAAATGGTTTTGTTGTCAAAATCCATTTGCAACATTTTCTGCATCAATTTGGGTTATCCACCTGAACGTCAACAGGAAAGCTCATAAATCCATT
Proteins encoded:
- a CDS encoding GGDEF domain-containing protein, whose translation is MDKPFLDSFSEYVHLLLDAICVVDEDSRIIYISDGAQRVFGYPPEEMIGKRMLDLLHPDDQEITEQSISSVMQDKQVLDFENRYIRKDGQITHLLWSTSWSDQHKMRIGVARDITSIKAAEAMQKTLVAISDTAHRTNGIKQICQQILFHIDTHLSVATFGVAIFPKNNETWQIVFESVGGCMRILANEAMFRIASQSEIALEKNDARSVLLVPLLFGEACYGVLALALMEQDYLLTENHRTLLTFTALQVATAIERYQSIERLQHLALYDALTGLPNRELFEDRVQRSLLRAKREKNCFALMYMDLDKFKEANDTFGHAAGDFLLKEAARRIVACVRDTDTVVRFGGDEFVVLLDSIDNRQGALTVAEKIRLALCEHFQWQGNDIALSVSIGISLFPEQGDHIPRLVAAADEAMYKAKKRGKNCIF